DNA sequence from the Methanofollis formosanus genome:
ATCGCAGAAAATTCTTTTCATTTATAATGGCTGAACATTGATTTCTTCTTTACATTATCTGACAGATTTTGGGGTAATATTTTAGATCTTGAGTTCATCCGAAAACTCTCCTGCCCCACCCTCAGCAGAAGGTAGAAATAGAGGGCGTTGGAGAGACCCTTATCATTTTGGAACGTGAATCACTATACGTCGTCTTCTCTATTCCCGCGCCGGGGTGCTCTCAAAGATCAACGATCTTCTTAAGTTCGCTATCACTCACAGCTCCCGATACATGCCTGAAGTGTGCGTTCGCTTCATCAGTTATTTTACACAGCCTGATTTACATCACCTGACAACCATCCACACCAATAACCTGCCCACTCACATAATCCGCAAGGGGGGACGCCAGGAACAGGACGACCTTTGCAACATCTTCCGGGGTGCCGATACGCGCGAGTGCCACATTGTCGATCAACTCTGCCCTGACTTCTTCCTTCAAGTCTTTCGTCATGTCGGTGGCTATCAGGCCAGGAGCGATCGCATTCACGGTGATGTTATAGCGACCGAGTTCTTTTGCAGTCGATGTGGTAAACCCGACGATAAACGACTTGCTGGCTGAATACGCACTCTGACCATTGTTTCCATGGGTTCCGACAATGGATGAAACATTTACGATCTTCCCGGAGTTCTGTTTCATCATCATCTTTGCGGCACTTTGCGAGCATAAGAACGTGCCTTTGCAGTTGATGTCGTACATACTGTTGAGTTCATCAACCCTGGTCATCATCAGAAGATTGTTGCGCATTATCCCTGCATTGTTCACAA
Encoded proteins:
- a CDS encoding 3-oxoacyl-ACP reductase family protein, giving the protein MLQGKVMLITGAGRGIGRATALLAAENHAQVIVNYNNSEDAADELLALIAEKGYNAAVKIRADVSKEDEVKRMFKEIKSQFGRLDILVNNAGIMRNNLLMMTRVDELNSMYDINCKGTFLCSQSAAKMMMKQNSGKIVNVSSIVGTHGNNGQSAYSASKSFIVGFTTSTAKELGRYNITVNAIAPGLIATDMTKDLKEEVRAELIDNVALARIGTPEDVAKVVLFLASPLADYVSGQVIGVDGCQVM